A region from the Mycolicibacterium phlei genome encodes:
- a CDS encoding polyprenyl synthetase family protein gives MTTTETLVAEVDTHLRGVAKSVRRAMLDAIPDGEPVQWLYGPMREYPSRPGKALRPALCLSACRAYGGEPDAALGIAVAIELLHNAFLVHDDIADGSEMRRGRPTLAATHGMPAALNAGDGLAIIAGQVLRRATRSLPADLADAVWHEFDMMALRTLEGQAIELGWQADNVEDLRPDDYLELIMHKTCWYTTIHPLRVGALVGSAGTADLAPLVRFGFHFGAAFQIRDDLLNLVGDEQSYGKEILGDLYEGKRTLPLVHLLSTATGEDLALVRDYLRRNRSERTPEMVTAVRELMDGYGSLTFTTEYAEGILSVAEEYFEQAFADARPGPDLDFLRALVPYVWARWR, from the coding sequence GTGACCACCACCGAGACGCTCGTCGCCGAGGTCGACACCCACCTGCGGGGTGTCGCGAAGTCGGTGCGGCGGGCCATGCTCGACGCGATCCCCGACGGTGAACCGGTGCAGTGGCTCTACGGTCCGATGCGGGAGTACCCGTCGCGTCCCGGTAAGGCCCTGCGGCCCGCGCTGTGCCTGTCGGCCTGCCGCGCGTACGGCGGTGAACCCGACGCTGCGCTCGGTATCGCCGTGGCGATCGAACTGCTGCACAACGCTTTTCTGGTGCACGACGACATCGCCGACGGCAGCGAGATGCGGCGCGGACGGCCGACGCTGGCGGCCACCCACGGGATGCCCGCCGCGCTCAACGCCGGTGACGGTCTGGCCATCATCGCGGGTCAGGTGCTGCGCCGGGCGACCCGGTCGCTGCCCGCCGACCTCGCCGACGCGGTGTGGCACGAGTTCGACATGATGGCGTTGCGCACGCTCGAGGGGCAGGCGATCGAACTCGGCTGGCAGGCCGACAACGTCGAGGATCTGCGGCCCGACGACTACCTCGAGCTGATCATGCACAAGACGTGCTGGTACACCACGATCCACCCGCTGCGGGTCGGCGCGCTGGTGGGTTCGGCCGGTACGGCGGACCTGGCGCCGTTGGTGCGCTTCGGTTTTCACTTCGGTGCGGCCTTCCAGATCCGCGACGACCTGCTCAACCTCGTCGGCGACGAGCAGTCGTACGGCAAGGAGATCCTCGGCGACCTCTACGAGGGCAAGCGCACCCTGCCGCTGGTGCACCTGCTGTCGACGGCGACGGGGGAGGACCTCGCGCTGGTGCGGGACTACCTGCGGCGCAACCGATCCGAACGCACCCCGGAGATGGTCACCGCGGTGCGCGAGCTGATGGACGGCTACGGCAGCCTGACGTTCACCACCGAGTACGCCGAGGGCATCCTGTCGGTGGCCGAAGAGTACTTCGAGCAGGCGTTCGCCGACGCGCGGCCCGGCCCCGACCTCGACTTCCTGCGCGCCCTGGTGCCCTACGTGTGGGCGCGTTGGCGCTGA
- the eccB gene encoding type VII secretion protein EccB translates to MQIGEQRFLTRRMAHALVRGDVRMLDDPLRAQSTSLAAGCVLAAIGLAAAAALAYLAPRGALGDDPIVMVRDSGALYVRVDETLHPVPNLTSARLVTGSPQSPRLVNASALASAARGAPVGIPGAPAAIGAPLSANESGWQVCEDDTATTTVIVGAGTGGQPTSALVTADGETYLLYDGRRARVDLRNPAVVRALRLDGVTPRPVSRALLDALPEVAPIAPPAIPGIGGPGPAPLHGLHVGTVIRVARAAGFDHYVVLPGGVQRVGAVAADLIRFTRPGGHREIVTVEPGAVGALPTRDELSVGHFPERAGVGSDPVLCARWSGGGADTAVTAGPALPPGSPPVPLAWADGAGGRVDAVILDAQRSAYLRAAGVTGDGATTGPRYVLTSDGTVFGVRDDEAATRLGLDTDPVPAPWPLLAHLPRGPELSVQAASATPESAPAP, encoded by the coding sequence ATGCAGATCGGTGAGCAGCGGTTCCTGACGCGACGGATGGCGCACGCGCTGGTGCGCGGCGACGTCCGCATGCTCGACGATCCGCTGCGGGCCCAGTCGACATCGCTGGCCGCCGGCTGTGTGCTCGCCGCGATCGGCCTGGCGGCCGCCGCGGCGCTGGCCTACCTGGCGCCCCGCGGCGCCCTCGGCGACGACCCGATTGTCATGGTGCGCGACTCCGGCGCGCTGTACGTCCGCGTCGACGAGACACTGCATCCCGTCCCCAACCTCACCTCGGCCCGGCTCGTCACCGGCTCACCGCAGAGCCCGCGCCTGGTGAACGCCTCAGCGCTGGCCTCCGCCGCGCGCGGTGCGCCCGTCGGCATCCCCGGCGCACCGGCCGCGATCGGTGCCCCGCTGTCCGCGAACGAATCCGGTTGGCAGGTCTGCGAAGACGACACCGCGACCACCACCGTGATCGTCGGCGCCGGCACCGGCGGCCAGCCGACCAGCGCGCTGGTCACCGCCGACGGCGAGACCTACCTGCTCTACGACGGCCGGCGCGCGCGGGTCGACCTGCGAAACCCGGCCGTCGTCCGCGCGCTGCGACTCGACGGCGTCACACCCCGGCCGGTGTCCCGCGCGCTGCTGGACGCCCTGCCCGAGGTCGCGCCGATCGCGCCCCCCGCGATCCCCGGGATCGGCGGGCCCGGACCGGCGCCACTGCACGGCCTGCACGTCGGCACCGTCATCCGGGTCGCCCGCGCCGCCGGGTTCGACCACTACGTCGTGCTGCCCGGCGGTGTGCAGCGGGTCGGCGCGGTCGCCGCCGACCTCATCCGGTTCACCCGCCCCGGCGGGCACCGGGAGATCGTCACCGTCGAACCCGGCGCGGTCGGGGCGCTGCCCACCCGCGACGAGCTGTCGGTCGGTCATTTCCCGGAGCGGGCGGGGGTCGGCTCCGATCCGGTGCTGTGCGCGCGGTGGTCCGGCGGGGGCGCCGACACCGCGGTGACGGCGGGGCCCGCGCTGCCGCCCGGCTCGCCGCCGGTGCCGCTGGCGTGGGCCGACGGGGCGGGCGGTAGGGTCGACGCGGTGATCCTCGACGCGCAGCGCAGCGCCTACCTGCGCGCCGCCGGCGTCACCGGGGACGGCGCCACCACCGGACCGCGGTATGTGCTGACCTCCGACGGCACGGTGTTCGGGGTGCGCGACGACGAGGCGGCCACCCGGCTGGGCCTCGACACGGACCCGGTGCCCGCGCCGTGGCCGCTGCTCGCTCACCTGCCCCGCGGGCCCGAGCTCAGCGTCCAGGCGGCCTCCGCGACACCGGAATCAGCGCCAGCGCCGTGA
- the mycP gene encoding type VII secretion-associated serine protease mycosin: MRRLVYIGLVVVLVGMLGASPASAVSPPAVDNSLLPAPSPAVPPTATEQTEACASGAAAVAPPADSQLAALDLQAVWPLTRGAGQTIAVIDTGVAPHRLLPRLVAGGDYVSTGDGTDDCDGHGTVVAGILAAVPERPGAFSGIAPEATVIAIRQSSTRFRAAGATGPGGFGDVRTLARAVRTAADLGATVINISTVACVDAATGIDDRELGAALAYAVDVRGAVVVAAAGNVGAPGQCPGQNPTTPGRPDWSDVDVVVSPAWYDDHVLTVGSVGPDGGPSAFSAAGPWVDVAAPGERVVSLDRDGEGLVATVHPSDGETPLAGTSYAAPVVAGVAALVRSRFPALTARQVMARIEETARTPAAGWDPLVGHGVIDPVAAVTAGAPAEGAAPRRVPVAAEDPRPQRPAGRAAFIGAAVCLAVVTALALIPVSRRPPGR; encoded by the coding sequence ATGAGGCGGCTGGTGTACATCGGCCTGGTGGTGGTGCTCGTCGGGATGCTCGGTGCGTCACCGGCGTCCGCGGTGAGTCCGCCGGCTGTCGACAACTCGCTGCTGCCCGCGCCGAGCCCCGCGGTGCCGCCGACCGCCACCGAGCAGACCGAGGCCTGTGCGTCCGGCGCCGCCGCGGTCGCACCGCCGGCGGACAGTCAGCTCGCGGCCCTGGACCTGCAGGCGGTGTGGCCGCTCACGCGGGGCGCCGGTCAGACGATCGCGGTCATCGACACCGGTGTCGCACCGCACCGCCTGCTCCCCCGCCTGGTCGCAGGCGGCGACTACGTCTCCACCGGGGACGGCACCGACGACTGCGACGGCCACGGCACCGTCGTCGCGGGCATCCTCGCCGCCGTTCCCGAGCGGCCGGGCGCGTTCAGCGGTATCGCACCGGAGGCCACGGTGATCGCGATCCGCCAGTCCAGCACCAGATTCCGCGCCGCCGGCGCGACGGGCCCGGGTGGGTTCGGTGACGTGCGGACCCTGGCGCGGGCGGTGCGCACGGCGGCTGACCTGGGTGCGACGGTCATCAACATCTCCACCGTCGCGTGCGTCGACGCCGCCACCGGAATCGACGACCGGGAGCTCGGCGCCGCGCTGGCCTACGCGGTCGACGTCCGCGGGGCGGTCGTGGTGGCCGCGGCGGGCAACGTCGGCGCACCCGGACAGTGCCCAGGGCAGAACCCGACGACGCCGGGTCGGCCCGACTGGTCCGACGTCGACGTGGTGGTCAGCCCGGCCTGGTACGACGACCACGTGTTGACCGTGGGGTCGGTCGGCCCGGACGGCGGGCCGTCGGCGTTCAGCGCCGCCGGGCCGTGGGTCGACGTCGCCGCCCCGGGTGAGCGGGTGGTGTCGCTGGACCGCGACGGCGAGGGCCTGGTCGCCACGGTGCACCCGTCCGACGGCGAAACACCGCTTGCCGGAACGAGTTACGCCGCACCCGTGGTCGCCGGTGTGGCCGCACTGGTCCGGTCGCGGTTTCCCGCGCTGACCGCGCGGCAGGTGATGGCGCGCATCGAGGAGACCGCGCGCACACCGGCCGCCGGATGGGATCCGCTGGTCGGACACGGTGTCATCGATCCGGTGGCGGCGGTGACGGCCGGTGCGCCCGCCGAGGGCGCGGCGCCGCGACGGGTTCCGGTCGCCGCCGAAGACCCGCGACCCCAGCGACCGGCCGGTCGCGCCGCGTTCATCGGTGCCGCCGTCTGCCTGGCGGTGGTCACGGCGCTGGCGCTGATTCCGGTGTCGCGGAGGCCGCCTGGACGCTGA
- the eccD gene encoding type VII secretion integral membrane protein EccD yields MRIHANNETFDRTADLALPSALCVADLLPSVVELLHGAVSAPARWQLRRVGGEPIDESLTLAQNGVRDGEVLWLTADEVPPPVWSDLDVCHTLAGAVCEAGMSRGLCIGASLVAATLGAAALVWAADTAAVALGAVVTVAAVVAALLAHRDAALCGLSGVVAVLFAAATGALAAPDGAAASMLAGSAAAAVAVLVVRCTGTAVTALTALAVAALSGAGVSAATLVWHLHPVTSGAVLAAGSLVVLGAAPRLVIAVARPGPDLTPAAARRVHRLLSGVVAGAAVAASAGVLLALLTRPGLFTTAFAVTVGAALMLRTRVHADAVRRCALVVCGLAAVAGGFVATTVWAPQHAHGLSLLAVGAAAAAAGPVAGVGPGPGMRRLAEVGEYLVLAAAIPLACLVSGLFGLVRGLALS; encoded by the coding sequence GTGCGGATTCACGCGAACAACGAAACATTCGATCGGACCGCCGATCTCGCGCTGCCCAGCGCGCTGTGTGTCGCGGACCTGCTGCCGTCGGTGGTCGAACTGCTGCACGGCGCGGTGAGCGCCCCGGCGCGCTGGCAGCTGCGCCGCGTCGGCGGCGAACCGATCGACGAGTCACTGACGCTGGCGCAGAACGGGGTTCGCGACGGTGAGGTGCTGTGGCTGACCGCCGACGAGGTGCCGCCGCCGGTCTGGTCGGATCTGGATGTCTGCCACACCCTCGCCGGTGCGGTGTGTGAGGCGGGGATGAGCCGCGGCCTGTGCATCGGCGCGAGCCTGGTGGCCGCGACGCTGGGCGCCGCGGCGCTGGTGTGGGCGGCGGACACCGCGGCGGTGGCGCTCGGCGCCGTCGTGACCGTCGCCGCGGTCGTGGCCGCGCTGCTGGCACACCGGGACGCGGCGCTGTGCGGGCTGTCCGGGGTGGTGGCGGTGCTGTTCGCCGCCGCCACCGGCGCACTCGCCGCGCCGGACGGGGCTGCCGCGTCGATGCTCGCCGGATCGGCTGCGGCGGCGGTGGCCGTGCTGGTCGTGCGGTGCACCGGGACGGCGGTCACGGCGCTGACCGCGCTCGCGGTGGCCGCGCTGTCAGGTGCTGGGGTGTCGGCGGCGACGCTGGTGTGGCACCTGCACCCGGTGACCTCGGGGGCGGTGCTCGCCGCGGGGTCGCTGGTGGTTCTGGGGGCGGCCCCGCGGCTGGTGATCGCCGTGGCGCGGCCCGGCCCCGACCTGACACCCGCGGCGGCGCGGCGGGTGCATCGCCTGCTCAGTGGGGTGGTGGCCGGCGCGGCGGTGGCGGCCTCGGCGGGTGTCCTGCTGGCGTTGTTGACTCGACCCGGGCTGTTCACAACGGCTTTCGCCGTCACCGTCGGGGCGGCGCTGATGTTGCGCACGCGGGTGCATGCGGACGCCGTGCGGCGCTGCGCGCTGGTGGTGTGCGGGCTGGCGGCGGTGGCGGGTGGATTCGTCGCGACGACGGTGTGGGCGCCGCAGCACGCGCACGGGTTGAGCCTGCTGGCGGTCGGGGCGGCCGCCGCGGCGGCTGGCCCGGTGGCGGGAGTCGGACCCGGCCCGGGGATGCGTCGTCTGGCCGAGGTGGGCGAGTACCTGGTGCTGGCGGCGGCGATTCCGCTGGCCTGTCTGGTGTCCGGGCTGTTCGGTCTGGTGCGCGGGCTGGCGCTGTCATGA
- the eccCa gene encoding type VII secretion protein EccCa: MVPVKPPPALPKATPANPVARLLPVAMLVAAAGMVAVYVQSGAGRSPMFLFFPVMMLVSVLGTMAYGARGGVTRAAEIDENRRGYLRYLDSVDDELATLATAQHTANHTRHPCPESLWTAVGGDRMWTAGEDDFCCVRVGLGPATMPLREPDIDDTQEQDPVTVAAMRTLVRRRGVLDGQPVTVSLIEHPLLAVHGDRRRARRLVRAMVCQLAVAHAPGTLAVTAVTDAPDEWDWLKWLPHHGCTAPHTVVIVDGGRVPAPRPGTSVVVIGAHPAPAHLDADTRLDALTRAQAEACARRLAAHRATAVGTASGHSWWDLTGIPGPERLDADTLWAETTGLRAVPVGVGDDGSPVTIDINEAARGGVGPHGLCVGATGSGKSEFLRTLVLGMIAAHPPDVLNLVLVDFKGGATFLGLERCHHVAAVITNLADEAHLVARMADALAGELHRRQELLRAAGGFTNTSEYAAARARGAPLPPLPALFVVVDEFSELLTQHPDFADLFLAIGRLGRSLGIHLLLASQRLDEGRLRGLDTHLSYRICLKTFSASESRAVLGVPDAHHLPATPGAGYLQTADGRLTRFSTAYVSGPCPRPRSHAVRPALFTAAAPDPLPPADDEPTLLDTVLARLGGRGPAAHRVWLPPLTQAPPVDTLPADTAGLTVPIGLIDSPYHQRYDLLRAELDGGAGHVAIVGAPRSGKSTAVRTLVTALAARHSPADVTFYCLDFGGGTLSELADLPHVGAVAGRGDADLCRRTVAVLESLLRGRENRADDRYGEVFLVVDGWAQLRQQHETLEGAITALAAAGLGYGIHVVITASRWAELRPALKDQIGTRIELRLGDPADSEMDRRRARTLTHLAPGHGITADGREFAIASPATARTPWPGQRAPRIELLPAEIDHRDIVAAAPDRNRIILGLGERELAPVTLDFADQPHLLALGEPGCGKSSLLRLLCREIIRTADPAQAQLEIVDFRRALLGVVETDHLSGYTASPAALTSRVPKLLARLEERMPGDTVTQRQLRERSWWSGPDIYLVIDDYDLVSAATGSPLTPLADLLPHAADLGLHLIVARRSGGAGRAMFDPVLTRMRELGCAGLMMSASPDEGVLLGSVRPAPLPPGRATLITRADGDQLVQLGWTP; this comes from the coding sequence ATGGTCCCTGTGAAACCTCCGCCCGCACTGCCGAAGGCGACACCGGCCAACCCGGTGGCCCGGCTGCTGCCGGTCGCGATGCTGGTGGCCGCCGCCGGAATGGTGGCCGTCTACGTCCAGTCGGGCGCCGGGCGCAGCCCGATGTTCCTGTTCTTCCCGGTGATGATGCTGGTGTCGGTGCTCGGCACGATGGCCTACGGTGCGCGCGGAGGTGTGACCCGCGCGGCCGAGATCGACGAGAACCGGCGCGGCTATCTGCGCTACCTCGACAGCGTCGACGACGAGCTCGCGACGCTGGCGACCGCGCAGCACACCGCGAACCACACCCGCCACCCGTGCCCGGAGTCGCTGTGGACGGCGGTGGGCGGTGACCGCATGTGGACCGCCGGTGAGGACGACTTCTGCTGTGTGCGGGTCGGTCTCGGACCGGCGACGATGCCGCTGCGCGAACCCGACATCGACGACACCCAGGAGCAGGACCCGGTGACGGTGGCGGCGATGCGCACCCTGGTGCGGCGCCGCGGGGTGCTCGACGGGCAGCCGGTGACGGTGTCGCTGATCGAGCACCCGCTGCTGGCGGTGCACGGCGACCGGCGCCGGGCGCGCCGACTGGTCCGGGCGATGGTGTGTCAGCTCGCGGTGGCGCACGCACCCGGCACACTGGCCGTCACCGCGGTGACCGATGCGCCCGACGAGTGGGACTGGCTGAAATGGCTTCCACACCACGGTTGTACGGCGCCGCACACCGTCGTCATCGTCGACGGCGGCCGGGTGCCCGCGCCGCGGCCGGGCACCAGCGTGGTCGTCATCGGCGCACATCCGGCGCCCGCCCACCTCGACGCCGACACCAGGCTGGACGCGCTCACCCGGGCGCAGGCCGAGGCGTGCGCGCGGCGGCTGGCGGCGCACCGCGCGACCGCCGTGGGCACCGCGAGCGGACACAGTTGGTGGGATCTGACCGGCATCCCGGGACCCGAGCGACTCGACGCCGACACGCTGTGGGCCGAGACGACGGGGCTGCGCGCCGTCCCCGTCGGTGTCGGCGACGACGGATCACCGGTGACCATCGACATCAACGAGGCGGCCCGCGGCGGCGTCGGCCCGCACGGACTGTGCGTCGGCGCGACGGGATCGGGCAAGTCGGAGTTTCTGCGCACGCTGGTGCTGGGGATGATCGCGGCCCATCCACCCGACGTCCTCAACCTCGTACTCGTCGACTTCAAGGGCGGGGCGACCTTCCTCGGTCTGGAACGGTGTCACCACGTCGCCGCGGTGATCACCAACCTCGCCGACGAGGCCCACCTGGTCGCCCGGATGGCCGACGCCCTCGCGGGCGAACTGCACCGCCGTCAGGAACTGCTGCGCGCCGCAGGCGGATTCACCAACACCTCGGAGTACGCCGCCGCGCGGGCCCGCGGCGCACCGCTGCCGCCACTGCCCGCACTGTTCGTCGTCGTCGACGAGTTCTCCGAACTGCTCACCCAGCACCCGGATTTCGCCGACCTGTTCCTGGCGATCGGGCGGCTCGGCCGCTCACTGGGCATCCACCTGCTGCTGGCCAGTCAGCGGCTCGACGAGGGCAGGCTGCGCGGCCTGGACACCCACCTGTCGTATCGCATCTGCCTGAAGACGTTCTCCGCCAGCGAGTCCCGTGCCGTGCTCGGCGTTCCAGACGCCCACCACCTGCCCGCCACCCCGGGAGCGGGCTACCTGCAGACCGCCGACGGGCGGCTCACCCGCTTCTCGACCGCCTACGTCTCCGGACCCTGCCCGCGGCCCCGCTCCCACGCCGTGCGCCCCGCCCTGTTCACCGCCGCCGCACCCGATCCGTTGCCGCCGGCCGACGACGAACCCACCCTGCTCGACACCGTGCTGGCCCGGCTGGGTGGCCGCGGACCGGCCGCACATCGCGTCTGGCTGCCGCCGCTGACCCAGGCGCCGCCGGTGGACACCCTCCCGGCGGACACCGCGGGCCTGACCGTGCCGATCGGCCTGATCGACAGCCCGTATCACCAGCGTTACGACCTGCTGCGGGCCGAGCTCGACGGCGGCGCCGGGCACGTCGCGATCGTCGGCGCCCCGCGCTCCGGCAAGTCGACCGCGGTGCGCACGCTGGTCACCGCCCTGGCCGCCCGGCACAGCCCGGCCGACGTCACGTTCTACTGCCTGGACTTCGGCGGCGGCACGCTGTCCGAACTGGCGGACCTGCCGCACGTCGGCGCCGTCGCCGGCCGCGGCGACGCCGACCTGTGCCGCCGCACCGTCGCGGTGCTGGAGTCGCTGCTGCGCGGCCGGGAGAACCGCGCCGACGACCGGTACGGCGAGGTGTTCCTCGTCGTCGACGGCTGGGCGCAGCTGCGTCAGCAGCACGAGACGCTGGAGGGCGCGATCACCGCGCTGGCCGCCGCGGGCCTCGGCTACGGCATCCACGTCGTCATCACCGCGTCGCGGTGGGCGGAGCTGCGGCCCGCGCTCAAGGACCAGATCGGCACTCGCATCGAGCTGCGCCTCGGCGATCCCGCCGACTCCGAGATGGACCGCCGACGCGCCCGCACGCTGACCCACCTCGCGCCCGGCCACGGAATCACCGCCGACGGCCGCGAGTTCGCCATCGCCTCACCCGCGACCGCGCGCACGCCGTGGCCCGGTCAGCGCGCACCGCGCATCGAACTGCTGCCCGCCGAGATCGACCACCGCGACATCGTGGCCGCCGCACCCGACCGGAACCGGATCATCCTCGGCCTCGGGGAACGCGAACTCGCGCCGGTCACACTCGATTTCGCCGACCAACCGCACCTGCTGGCACTCGGGGAGCCCGGGTGCGGCAAGAGCTCGCTGCTGCGGCTGCTGTGCCGCGAGATCATCCGCACCGCCGATCCGGCGCAGGCCCAACTGGAGATCGTCGACTTCCGCCGCGCGCTGCTCGGGGTCGTCGAGACCGACCACCTGTCCGGTTACACGGCCTCCCCGGCGGCGCTGACCAGCCGGGTGCCGAAGCTGTTGGCCCGCCTGGAGGAACGCATGCCCGGCGACACCGTCACCCAACGGCAGCTGCGGGAGCGCTCGTGGTGGTCCGGGCCCGACATCTACCTGGTGATCGACGACTACGACCTGGTGTCCGCCGCCACCGGCAGCCCGCTGACCCCGCTCGCCGATCTGCTGCCGCACGCCGCCGACCTCGGCCTGCACCTCATCGTCGCCCGCCGCTCCGGCGGCGCGGGCCGCGCGATGTTCGATCCCGTGCTGACCCGGATGCGGGAACTCGGCTGCGCGGGGCTGATGATGAGCGCCAGCCCCGACGAGGGGGTGCTGCTCGGCTCGGTGCGACCGGCCCCGTTGCCGCCGGGCCGGGCCACCCTGATCACCCGCGCCGACGGCGACCAGCTGGTGCAGCTCGGATGGACGCCGTGA
- a CDS encoding type VII secretion-associated protein, which yields MTVVEVGPETVVGPNPVDPELVWAALEAIDDELALVDERAVPAGQLWAELLTTAGCDAATPVLCPTWWPARRLERVRAAAGGAEILRRADLLGADIEVSADFVVVAQPGARPLVIAVHNRPAEAARRVLAALGARPEVLVDRPAGAAAEPVTAVLLNLLRGNGTRVRLTDRAMITHAAAARAPAAPATPRRHPWMAATAAAALVVGAGFAVRAHPAPPEDGSLLVEGRVGVVVPATWPVRRITSGPGSARLQLNSPDTPELALHLTQAGGQRDLAHTAETLTAALAAEAGEVFVDFTPAGSRAGRAAVTYRELRAQREVAWTVLVDGGVAIAIGCQSAPGRAEDIREVCDRAVRSAHTRADTHTEVEPNPSGLRPTQQEPE from the coding sequence GTGACGGTCGTCGAGGTCGGCCCGGAGACCGTGGTCGGGCCGAATCCGGTTGATCCGGAGCTGGTTTGGGCCGCACTGGAGGCGATCGACGACGAACTCGCCCTGGTCGACGAGCGCGCGGTGCCGGCCGGACAGTTGTGGGCCGAGCTGTTGACCACCGCCGGTTGCGACGCCGCGACGCCGGTGCTGTGCCCGACCTGGTGGCCGGCGCGGCGCCTGGAAAGGGTGCGCGCCGCGGCCGGGGGCGCCGAGATCCTGCGGCGTGCTGATCTCCTCGGCGCGGACATCGAGGTCAGCGCGGACTTCGTCGTCGTCGCGCAACCCGGGGCCCGGCCACTCGTCATCGCGGTGCACAACCGGCCCGCCGAGGCCGCCCGCAGGGTGCTCGCCGCGCTCGGGGCCCGGCCCGAGGTCCTCGTCGACCGGCCCGCCGGGGCGGCCGCCGAGCCCGTCACCGCAGTGTTGCTGAACCTACTGCGCGGCAACGGAACCCGGGTCCGACTCACCGACCGCGCGATGATCACGCACGCGGCGGCCGCCCGCGCCCCGGCCGCGCCCGCGACGCCGCGACGCCACCCGTGGATGGCGGCGACCGCGGCGGCGGCCCTCGTGGTGGGTGCCGGCTTCGCGGTGCGCGCCCACCCCGCGCCGCCGGAGGACGGCTCGCTGCTGGTGGAGGGCCGGGTCGGCGTCGTCGTCCCCGCCACCTGGCCCGTGCGGCGCATCACCTCCGGTCCGGGATCGGCTCGGCTGCAGCTGAATTCGCCGGACACCCCCGAGCTCGCGCTGCACCTCACCCAGGCGGGCGGACAGCGGGACCTCGCGCACACCGCCGAGACGCTGACCGCGGCGCTGGCCGCCGAGGCGGGGGAGGTGTTCGTCGACTTCACCCCCGCGGGCAGTCGCGCCGGCCGCGCCGCCGTCACCTACCGGGAGCTGCGGGCGCAGCGGGAGGTCGCGTGGACGGTGCTCGTCGACGGCGGGGTCGCCATCGCGATCGGGTGCCAGAGCGCGCCGGGCCGCGCCGAGGACATCCGCGAGGTGTGCGACCGGGCGGTCCGATCCGCTCACACCCGCGCCGACACTCACACCGAAGTGGAACCGAACCCGTCCGGGCTGCGTCCAACCCAACAAGAACCCGAATGA
- a CDS encoding WXG100 family type VII secretion target, which translates to MTGALNTDFDLMAAVAARTDARNDEIRAMLQSFIGRMSTVPPSVWGGVAAARFRDVVDRWNAESLRLHAALQRIAETIRLNEQTLREAADSHAHHIGAVANHL; encoded by the coding sequence ATGACCGGCGCACTGAACACCGACTTCGACCTGATGGCCGCCGTGGCGGCCAGGACCGACGCGCGCAACGACGAGATCCGCGCGATGCTGCAGTCGTTCATCGGCCGGATGAGCACCGTGCCGCCGTCGGTGTGGGGTGGCGTCGCGGCGGCCCGCTTCCGCGACGTCGTCGACCGCTGGAACGCCGAGTCGCTGCGGTTGCACGCCGCCCTGCAGCGCATCGCCGAGACCATCCGGCTCAACGAGCAGACCCTGCGCGAAGCCGCCGACAGCCATGCGCACCACATCGGTGCCGTCGCCAACCACCTGTGA
- a CDS encoding WXG100 family type VII secretion target: protein MDNVLSYNFAEIEYTVRQEIHATAARLNAALDDLRTQIAPLQQVWTRQAAEAYRLEQARWEQAAAALNEILVSLGNAVRDGADDVAATDRRAATAWGG from the coding sequence GTGGACAACGTGTTGTCGTACAACTTCGCCGAGATCGAGTACACGGTGCGCCAGGAGATCCACGCCACCGCGGCGCGGCTGAACGCGGCGCTGGACGACCTGCGCACCCAGATCGCGCCGCTGCAGCAGGTGTGGACCCGGCAGGCCGCCGAGGCGTACCGGCTCGAGCAGGCCCGCTGGGAGCAGGCGGCCGCCGCGCTCAACGAGATCCTGGTCAGCCTGGGCAACGCGGTCCGCGACGGCGCCGACGACGTCGCCGCGACCGACCGGCGCGCCGCCACCGCCTGGGGCGGCTGA
- the rplM gene encoding 50S ribosomal protein L13: MPTYTPKAGDTTRSWYVIDATDVRLGRLAVQAANLLRGKHKPTYTPNVDGGDFVIVINAEKISLAGNKADRTFHYRHSGYPGGLRKRSLSEELQKHADRVVERAIVGMIPHTKLGRQIKKKLRVYVGPDHPHAAQQPIPFEIKQVAQ, encoded by the coding sequence GTGCCTACGTACACGCCGAAGGCGGGTGACACCACGCGTTCGTGGTACGTCATCGACGCCACCGACGTGCGCCTCGGCCGGCTCGCCGTGCAGGCAGCGAACCTGCTGCGCGGCAAGCACAAGCCGACGTACACGCCGAATGTCGACGGTGGCGACTTCGTCATCGTCATCAACGCAGAGAAGATCTCGCTCGCCGGTAACAAGGCGGACCGCACGTTCCACTACCGCCACTCGGGTTACCCCGGCGGTCTGCGGAAGCGGTCGCTGAGCGAGGAGCTGCAGAAGCATGCCGACCGCGTCGTGGAGCGCGCGATCGTCGGCATGATCCCGCACACCAAGCTGGGCCGTCAGATCAAGAAGAAGCTGCGGGTCTACGTCGGGCCGGATCATCCGCACGCCGCGCAGCAGCCGATTCCGTTCGAGATCAAGCAGGTGGCCCAGTGA